The following proteins are co-located in the Rippkaea orientalis PCC 8801 genome:
- a CDS encoding DUF262 domain-containing protein has product MIKTQYQVQTLLETFRRIDSGEIHIPSFQRPFVWGKKEIIKLLDSIYKGLPIGTLIFLRTREKNLNCSDDDFISTSSYQDHNTYWYVIDGTQRLQVLYHCLHSNHAHKDSRFWVGFDLNKETFIHLKKADNLAEVIVLSSLFSSEEIIKKQISLSSKENNQYLLKTLNKLVSAFVEYQLLVITMDEDNLTKEEIVTIFERINSIGISLSEEEILRAKQVNT; this is encoded by the coding sequence ATGATTAAAACACAATATCAAGTCCAAACTCTTTTAGAAACTTTTAGAAGAATTGACTCAGGAGAAATTCATATTCCTAGCTTTCAAAGACCTTTTGTCTGGGGGAAAAAAGAAATTATTAAACTATTAGATAGTATTTATAAAGGATTGCCTATTGGGACACTTATCTTTTTGCGAACTCGTGAAAAAAACCTTAATTGTTCTGATGATGACTTTATTAGCACTTCTAGCTATCAAGATCATAACACTTATTGGTACGTTATCGATGGTACTCAAAGATTACAAGTTCTTTATCATTGTTTGCATAGCAATCATGCTCATAAAGATTCTAGATTTTGGGTTGGATTTGACCTTAATAAAGAAACTTTTATTCATTTAAAAAAAGCTGATAATTTAGCAGAAGTAATTGTATTATCTTCTTTGTTCTCGTCTGAAGAAATTATCAAAAAACAAATTTCATTGAGTTCCAAAGAGAATAACCAATATCTATTAAAAACTCTAAATAAATTAGTATCAGCATTTGTAGAATATCAACTTCTTGTAATCACCATGGACGAAGATAATTTGACAAAAGAAGAGATAGTTACTATTTTTGAAAGAATTAATTCTATAGGAATCTCACTATCTGAAGAAGAAATTTTGAGAGCTAAGCAAGTTAATACATAG
- a CDS encoding DUF2949 domain-containing protein: MSSTTYSSFLRFLQEELALSHDSIAIAQRSMEQTQSPLLMLPMVLWQYGLITLKDLERIYDWLENV, encoded by the coding sequence ATGTCAAGCACCACCTATTCTAGCTTTTTGCGCTTCTTACAAGAAGAATTAGCTCTTTCCCACGATTCGATCGCGATCGCTCAACGGTCTATGGAACAAACCCAAAGTCCTTTACTGATGTTACCGATGGTACTCTGGCAGTATGGCCTAATTACCCTCAAAGATTTAGAGCGAATTTATGACTGGTTAGAAAACGTCTAA
- a CDS encoding DUF192 domain-containing protein, translating to MIKRPLLLIIALSVLLLGCSNSNSIESSSNSVAKNPTAIAQIQGQKLPIEAQVKIGEQVIDLEVAKTPEQQRMGLMYRPSLEDNQGMVFPFDPPQPVRFWMKNVSIPLDMIFLFKGEVKAIESNVPPCTTARCPTYGPSIETEIDQVIELRGGRAEELGIKPGDRLTVEFFNSPSKPQSSLPKVFGSIQ from the coding sequence ATGATTAAACGACCTCTCTTATTAATTATTGCCCTAAGTGTTCTTCTCTTGGGATGTTCTAACTCCAACTCAATCGAGTCTTCTTCTAATTCTGTAGCAAAAAACCCAACGGCGATCGCTCAAATCCAAGGACAGAAACTCCCCATCGAAGCACAGGTTAAAATAGGAGAACAAGTCATCGACTTAGAAGTCGCCAAAACCCCAGAACAGCAACGAATGGGTTTGATGTATCGCCCATCATTAGAGGATAATCAAGGAATGGTCTTTCCCTTTGATCCACCCCAACCTGTTCGATTTTGGATGAAAAATGTGAGCATTCCCCTAGATATGATTTTTCTGTTCAAAGGAGAAGTTAAAGCCATTGAGAGTAATGTCCCTCCTTGTACGACGGCTCGCTGTCCTACCTATGGACCAAGTATAGAAACTGAGATTGATCAGGTGATTGAGTTGCGGGGGGGACGCGCTGAAGAGTTAGGAATTAAACCCGGCGATCGCTTAACCGTTGAATTTTTCAACAGTCCGTCAAAACCGCAATCATCACTCCCCAAAGTCTTCGGTTCAATTCAGTAA